A window of Candidatus Vicinibacter proximus contains these coding sequences:
- a CDS encoding isoleucine--tRNA ligase, which translates to MYKEIKSLNLQDIDQEILNFWETNKVFEKSIENKTGAENFVFYEGPPSANGKPGIHHVMGRTVKDIFCRYQTLIGKKVFRKGGWDTHGLPIELSVEKELGITKEDIGTKITIDEYNHKCRETVMRFKSEWDELTRKMGYWVDLNNPYITFENDYIESVWYLLKKIYEKNLLYKGFTIQPYSPAAGTGLSTHELNQPGCYREVKDVSAVALFQLQLEPQLGINSFLKDFNPLFCAAWTTTPWTLPSNTALAVGEKIKYCIVETFNPYTKSKNYIILAKDLISKWFKPEMEWISSDPLPEPLDKNIKYRIVTQEFPGTSLKGISYLPLFNYSKPTDGDAFKILIGDFVSTEDGTGIVHIAPSFGADDMRVAKKYGIGSLTLVDRQGKFTAEVTDFAHEYVKEDFLSEEEKHHEKIRLGLDRYLSVDERIVIKLKTEGKLYNAQKYAHNYPHCWRTDKPVLYYPLDSWFIKVTAIKDRMVALNNTINWKPESTGVGRFGHWLENLQDWNLSRSRYWGIPLPIWRNKAGDITKCIGSIEELQHEIAKANKLLNLSQIIPQDLHRPFIDQIVLVSEEGNEPLLRELDLIDVWFDSGAMPYAQIHYPFSGISLSAENFPADFIAEGVDQTRGWFYTLHAIAALVFDSVAFKNVVSNGLVLDKNGEKMSKRKGNVIDPFSTLSTYGADATRWYMISNADPWENLKFDLDGITEVRNKFFGTLFNTYNFFAIYANVDQFKFNKDNIIPVDKRPELDQWILSRLQSLIKEYKINMDNYEPTICTRLVEKFVNDDLSNWHVRLSRRRFWKTDSSIEKIAAFSTLYECLVSVSQLIAPFAPFFADWLYKNLTEGSNDKFSEDIISVHLSSLPHPNNAWINLDLERRMNYAQRISSLILSLRKSEKIRVRQPLSRILLPILDENFKADIKLVEDLIKAEVNIKNIEYISGDTGIVKKKAKPNFRTLGKKLGRHMQQAINIISNFDNLQIQNIEKHSFIEIKIDDNMYNITKEDVEIFSEDIPGWLVSSDNDITVALDINLTEDLLLEGTAREIINRIQNIRKSRDYNITDRILIKLESHPEVIKVIHVFKEMICNEVLADELEVCEDIFDEKMELNVNLTIAYEIILSSN; encoded by the coding sequence ATGTACAAAGAAATCAAGAGCCTGAATTTACAGGATATTGATCAGGAAATACTTAATTTTTGGGAAACTAACAAAGTATTTGAGAAAAGTATTGAAAATAAAACTGGAGCCGAAAATTTTGTATTTTATGAAGGTCCTCCCTCCGCAAATGGCAAACCCGGGATTCATCACGTTATGGGTAGAACTGTGAAGGATATCTTTTGCAGGTATCAGACTTTGATTGGTAAGAAGGTTTTTAGAAAAGGTGGTTGGGATACACACGGCCTTCCAATTGAGTTAAGTGTAGAAAAAGAATTGGGTATTACAAAGGAAGACATTGGAACCAAAATAACTATTGACGAATACAACCATAAATGTCGTGAAACAGTAATGCGTTTCAAAAGTGAATGGGACGAACTTACCAGGAAAATGGGATATTGGGTTGACCTTAATAATCCTTATATCACTTTTGAAAACGATTATATTGAATCGGTTTGGTATCTACTGAAAAAAATTTATGAAAAAAATTTACTTTATAAAGGTTTTACCATTCAGCCATATTCTCCAGCTGCTGGAACTGGATTAAGTACCCATGAATTAAATCAACCAGGCTGCTATAGAGAGGTAAAGGATGTCTCTGCCGTGGCTCTTTTTCAATTACAATTAGAGCCGCAGCTCGGAATTAATTCTTTCTTAAAGGATTTTAATCCTCTATTTTGTGCAGCATGGACTACTACGCCGTGGACCTTACCTTCAAACACTGCTCTGGCAGTTGGTGAAAAAATAAAATATTGCATTGTTGAAACCTTTAACCCTTATACAAAGTCTAAAAATTATATAATTCTTGCCAAAGATCTAATCTCAAAATGGTTTAAACCAGAAATGGAATGGATATCATCTGACCCTTTACCAGAACCTTTGGACAAAAACATAAAGTATAGAATCGTAACTCAGGAATTTCCAGGAACTAGCTTGAAGGGTATCAGTTATCTTCCGTTGTTCAACTATTCAAAACCAACTGATGGGGATGCATTTAAAATTTTAATTGGCGATTTTGTTTCTACAGAAGACGGAACTGGTATTGTACACATAGCACCATCCTTTGGGGCAGATGATATGCGCGTGGCTAAAAAATATGGGATTGGCTCGTTAACATTAGTAGATAGACAGGGTAAATTCACTGCTGAAGTGACCGATTTTGCTCATGAATATGTAAAAGAGGACTTCCTTTCCGAAGAAGAAAAACATCATGAAAAAATTAGACTTGGATTAGATCGCTATCTTTCTGTTGACGAGCGTATAGTGATAAAACTTAAAACAGAGGGGAAACTTTATAATGCTCAGAAATATGCCCATAATTATCCTCATTGCTGGCGAACTGACAAACCGGTATTATATTATCCGCTAGACAGTTGGTTCATTAAAGTGACCGCCATTAAAGATCGTATGGTGGCATTAAATAATACTATAAATTGGAAACCAGAATCTACAGGTGTTGGCAGATTTGGACATTGGCTGGAGAATTTGCAAGATTGGAATTTATCCAGGTCTAGATATTGGGGAATTCCTCTCCCGATCTGGAGAAACAAGGCTGGGGATATTACAAAATGTATTGGCTCAATTGAGGAGTTACAACATGAAATAGCGAAAGCTAACAAATTGCTAAACCTTTCTCAAATTATTCCACAAGATTTACATAGACCCTTTATAGACCAAATCGTTTTGGTAAGTGAAGAGGGTAATGAACCCTTGCTTAGAGAACTTGACCTGATTGATGTATGGTTTGACAGCGGGGCTATGCCTTATGCCCAAATTCATTATCCTTTTTCCGGAATTAGTCTTTCTGCAGAAAATTTTCCTGCTGACTTTATTGCGGAAGGAGTAGATCAAACCCGCGGTTGGTTTTATACACTTCACGCAATTGCAGCCCTTGTTTTTGATTCTGTTGCCTTCAAGAACGTAGTATCAAATGGATTGGTATTAGATAAAAATGGTGAGAAAATGTCTAAAAGAAAAGGGAATGTAATTGACCCTTTCTCCACGCTATCAACCTATGGGGCCGATGCTACTCGTTGGTATATGATAAGTAATGCAGATCCTTGGGAAAATTTAAAATTTGACTTAGATGGAATTACGGAAGTAAGAAATAAATTTTTTGGCACTCTTTTCAATACCTATAACTTTTTTGCAATCTATGCCAATGTAGATCAATTTAAATTCAATAAAGATAACATTATTCCTGTAGATAAAAGACCAGAACTTGATCAATGGATATTATCAAGACTGCAATCTTTAATCAAAGAATATAAAATCAACATGGATAATTATGAACCAACCATATGTACTAGGTTGGTGGAGAAATTTGTGAACGATGATTTATCCAATTGGCATGTGCGTCTGTCGCGAAGAAGATTTTGGAAAACAGATTCTTCAATCGAAAAGATTGCAGCTTTTAGCACTCTATATGAATGTCTGGTATCTGTCAGCCAACTAATCGCACCTTTTGCTCCGTTCTTTGCAGACTGGCTGTATAAAAATTTAACAGAAGGTTCTAATGATAAATTTTCAGAGGATATTATTTCAGTTCATTTATCTTCTTTACCACATCCAAATAATGCTTGGATAAACCTTGACTTAGAGAGAAGAATGAATTATGCACAAAGAATTTCATCTCTTATTCTGTCTCTGCGAAAATCGGAAAAAATTCGTGTTAGACAACCTCTATCCAGAATATTACTTCCAATTTTAGATGAAAATTTTAAGGCAGATATAAAACTTGTTGAGGATTTAATCAAAGCAGAAGTAAATATTAAGAATATAGAATATATTTCTGGAGATACTGGTATAGTTAAAAAGAAAGCCAAACCAAATTTTCGAACTTTAGGAAAAAAATTGGGTAGGCATATGCAGCAGGCGATTAACATCATATCAAATTTTGATAACCTTCAAATACAAAATATTGAAAAACACTCCTTTATCGAAATAAAAATTGATGATAATATGTACAACATAACTAAGGAGGATGTTGAAATATTTTCGGAAGATATTCCTGGATGGTTGGTTAGTTCCGATAATGATATTACTGTAGCCTTGGATATCAACCTTACAGAAGATTTACTTTTAGAAGGTACCGCAAGGGAAATAATAAATCGGATTCAAAATATCAGAAAATCAAGAGACTACAATATTACGGACAGGATTCTTATTAAACTTGAAAGTCACCCCGAAGTGATAAAGGTCATTCATGTTTTTAAAGAGATGATATGTAATGAAGTCCTGGCAGATGAATTAGAGGTTTGTGAGGATATTTTCGATGAAAAAATGGAACTAAATGTTAATTTAACTATTGCTTATGAAATTATTCTAAGCAGTAATTAA
- a CDS encoding ATP-dependent helicase, giving the protein MEKVYVTANFDEGYNKLNEAQKIAVETTEGPVMVIAGPGTGKTQILSYRIGTILLRNLVEAKNILCLTYTDSGVTAMRKRLTSLIGPLSYEVGIFTFHAFCHRIISDNPESFHLYGDHSVADDLDIIECLEELLSSLPPDNRLFSYKENFAQTIKNLKKLFSDIKREHWSPDEMIINIQQRIADLKNDPEFTYKRKSGNNQKGDIKVEALEKEKVSLLKTIDAIKLFEKYQKALNNKNLYDYDDLILWVIGKFSTDDEFLGIYQEKYQYILVDEYQDTNGSQNELLNLLCSYWEQPNIFVVGDDDQAIYRFQGANLENMLSFKNKYNPEVILLTNNYRSSQFILDLAGHSIKSNLDRLINEIPNLSKDLLSSGENKNVATLPKIVEYSDNYSEFIDVINQIENLTFSKKVNYKEIAVLVRKNKEISNYSLILQKKGIPFKASFDINAIQEPIIITLLEIMKYLHQETINPFSSDHLLYKILHQPFVSSSSLDIARISWHLNQLDKNLEINHSSNEYLNISSLRLLLSDSDRLTTCGISYPEKILEFSNALESIIKEINSLTLQVLVEKILYSLKILPYILESPERDTQLQIVNGFFDFLKDQSVKNPEIDLDKFLKLIDRIVHHQLSIPVTLFTGAEDGVYLSTLHKSKGLEFQYVFMVNNTKNNWRAKNESGFKLVEPFRRLNKLEHEDERRLFYVGITRAKNFIQISYPVHSLSGKSLEPCLYIAELLEFKEIEKINKSIETSDFISGIEQRITYFNKPFVQIDENYYKIFLDRFELASTALNTYLECPLKFYYEKVLRIPGARSAPMGFGNAIHKALENFFKNRTLDPNGPDIDLLLNHFNKAMLAHRSHFTSREFQNYLEEGKKSLTGFINQHYNNWLDITKMEPEYDFRNRTYRNVPIIGNIDRVDHYPTNIKVVDYKTGNANSIRDHIKRPSEKNPFGGTYWRQLIFYSILMDTESQFNGKMSSGLIYYVNPDNYGKYLFSEIFPSTEDKLLVGNLIVDTYAKIQNKQFFPGCQKPECVWCNFYTSGALSQNDDIEES; this is encoded by the coding sequence ATGGAAAAAGTCTATGTGACGGCCAACTTTGACGAAGGGTATAATAAGCTCAATGAGGCTCAAAAAATTGCAGTTGAAACTACAGAAGGACCCGTAATGGTAATCGCTGGTCCAGGTACTGGAAAAACACAAATACTTTCTTACAGGATTGGAACAATTTTATTAAGAAACTTGGTAGAAGCGAAGAACATCCTTTGTCTTACTTATACAGATTCGGGAGTCACTGCTATGCGTAAAAGACTGACTTCGTTAATTGGACCACTCTCCTACGAGGTTGGAATATTTACCTTCCATGCCTTTTGTCATAGAATCATAAGTGATAATCCAGAATCTTTTCATTTATATGGAGACCATAGTGTTGCAGATGATCTGGACATTATAGAATGTTTAGAAGAATTGTTATCTTCTCTTCCACCTGATAACAGGTTGTTTTCATACAAGGAAAATTTTGCACAGACCATAAAAAATCTTAAAAAACTATTTTCTGACATAAAGAGAGAACATTGGTCTCCCGATGAAATGATTATAAATATCCAACAAAGAATTGCGGATTTGAAAAATGACCCTGAATTTACGTATAAAAGAAAATCCGGTAATAATCAAAAAGGAGATATTAAAGTCGAAGCTCTGGAAAAAGAAAAAGTCAGTTTATTAAAAACAATTGATGCCATTAAGCTCTTTGAAAAGTATCAAAAAGCTTTAAATAATAAGAATCTTTATGATTATGATGATCTGATACTGTGGGTTATTGGTAAGTTTTCAACTGATGATGAATTTCTTGGCATCTATCAGGAAAAATATCAATACATTCTGGTAGATGAGTATCAGGATACAAACGGATCCCAAAATGAGCTTTTAAACCTGTTATGCTCCTATTGGGAGCAACCCAATATATTTGTAGTAGGTGATGACGACCAGGCTATTTATCGTTTCCAGGGAGCGAATCTGGAAAATATGCTTTCATTTAAAAATAAGTACAACCCTGAAGTTATTCTTCTTACTAACAATTATCGGTCATCGCAATTCATCCTTGATTTGGCTGGTCATTCAATTAAATCCAATTTAGATCGCTTAATTAATGAAATTCCAAATCTCAGCAAAGACCTTCTTTCCTCAGGTGAAAATAAAAATGTTGCTACTCTTCCAAAAATCGTTGAGTATTCTGATAATTATTCAGAATTTATAGATGTGATAAACCAAATTGAAAACTTAACTTTTTCTAAAAAAGTAAATTATAAAGAAATTGCAGTACTTGTAAGGAAAAATAAGGAAATCTCAAATTACAGTTTAATTCTTCAGAAAAAAGGAATTCCATTTAAGGCAAGCTTTGATATTAATGCAATTCAAGAACCAATAATTATAACATTGTTGGAAATTATGAAGTATCTTCATCAAGAAACAATAAATCCATTTTCTTCAGATCATCTGCTCTATAAAATTCTTCACCAACCCTTCGTTTCATCTTCTTCCCTTGATATTGCCAGAATTTCATGGCATCTAAATCAATTAGATAAAAATTTGGAAATTAATCATTCCTCAAACGAATATTTAAATATATCTTCTTTAAGACTTTTATTATCTGATTCTGATCGCTTAACGACTTGTGGCATTTCTTACCCAGAAAAAATCCTCGAATTCTCAAACGCTTTAGAAAGTATTATAAAGGAAATAAATTCACTTACATTACAAGTGCTTGTTGAAAAAATTCTCTACTCTCTCAAGATTTTACCCTATATCCTCGAATCCCCAGAAAGAGACACCCAACTTCAAATTGTAAATGGCTTTTTTGATTTTCTAAAAGATCAATCTGTTAAAAATCCCGAAATTGATCTAGACAAATTTCTCAAACTAATTGATAGAATTGTACACCACCAATTGTCCATCCCTGTAACTCTCTTTACTGGAGCTGAAGATGGTGTCTATTTAAGTACTCTCCATAAATCAAAAGGCTTGGAATTTCAATATGTATTTATGGTAAATAACACCAAAAATAATTGGCGAGCTAAAAACGAATCTGGTTTTAAATTGGTCGAACCTTTTCGAAGGTTAAATAAATTAGAGCATGAAGATGAAAGAAGACTTTTTTATGTAGGAATTACCCGAGCTAAAAATTTTATTCAAATTTCATATCCTGTACATTCTCTTTCAGGAAAATCTCTAGAACCTTGTCTTTACATTGCAGAACTATTAGAATTTAAAGAAATAGAAAAAATCAATAAATCCATTGAAACATCTGACTTTATTAGCGGAATCGAGCAGAGAATAACCTATTTCAATAAACCATTTGTACAAATTGATGAAAACTATTATAAAATATTTCTAGACCGTTTTGAGTTAGCGTCAACTGCACTAAATACATATTTGGAATGTCCTCTTAAATTTTACTATGAAAAAGTTTTACGCATACCTGGTGCTCGATCTGCACCAATGGGTTTTGGAAATGCGATTCATAAAGCCCTTGAAAACTTTTTTAAAAACCGTACTTTAGATCCGAATGGGCCTGATATAGATCTTCTATTAAATCATTTTAATAAAGCAATGCTGGCTCATCGTTCACATTTTACTTCCCGTGAATTTCAAAATTATCTGGAAGAAGGTAAAAAGTCATTGACAGGATTTATTAATCAACATTATAACAATTGGCTGGATATTACTAAAATGGAACCAGAATATGATTTTAGAAACCGAACCTACAGAAATGTCCCAATAATAGGTAATATAGATAGGGTTGATCATTATCCAACAAATATTAAGGTCGTAGATTACAAGACTGGTAACGCCAATAGTATACGAGATCATATCAAAAGACCATCTGAGAAAAATCCATTCGGTGGAACATATTGGCGACAATTGATTTTCTATTCAATATTAATGGACACCGAGTCTCAATTTAACGGCAAAATGAGTTCCGGGTTAATTTATTATGTAAATCCTGACAATTATGGCAAATATCTATTTTCTGAAATTTTTCCTAGCACTGAAGATAAATTATTAGTTGGAAATCTAATAGTTGACACATACGCAAAAATCCAAAATAAACAATTTTTTCCTGGATGTCAAAAACCAGAATGTGTATGGTGCAATTTTTATACAAGCGGTGCACTAAGCCAAAATGACGATATAGAAGAAAGTTAA
- the bamA gene encoding outer membrane protein assembly factor BamA: MRNYIFIVLSFCLCLIHAQEKTYLDYDKKSYEISAIHVKGNQYSDANAIIGISGLRVGQKVSVPGPEIPQAIKSIYRQRLFSAVDIQFSKIMGDVVILEIQVSEKPRYSKHSFKGVKKGAHEELNELVNSQLLKNSIITEDVKENIIYRIKDHYLQKGFLDCRVKIFEFKEEKKENSARLVIDIDKGRRVKIFNITFSGNEHIKSSKLRKQLKETKRLWQVFSKSKYIEDDFAEDKLKLIAYYNSKGFRDAEITNDSIWRTKRGNLKIQIQIEEGKKYYFRNITVKGNSLYPEDQIKNVLSIQKGDVYDQDLLAKRLSFSQDGRDVSSLYMDEGYLFFKAEPIEMNIYEDSVDIEVRIIEGPQATIDRVTIKGNDRTNEHVVRREIRTRPGQKFSRSDIIRSQRAIMALGFFNPETMGINTPVNPRRGTVDIEYSVEERPSDQLELSAGWSAFGLIGTLGVVFNNFSTRNIFKKSAWSPLPQGDGQKLSLRAQSNGKFFQSYNFSFTEPWLGGKKPNSFTLGGVFTQVDNTSVGQGKFTNLRFSAALGSQLRWPDDNFIRTSAINLERISLVDNPLFIVDGVAIRDGNFYNFSFKHTIARSTVSEPLFPRSGSRLSLSAQLTLPYSLFKKDFNPADSPTEKYKWVEYHKWRFDGEWYFNLVSKLVFSFNAKMGMLGYYNKKLGAPPFERVSLGGNGLNNQNFAILGRDIIAMRGYEPEDIAARNTDEYYNTVDRGFATIFNKFTAELRYPLSLNPSATIYATTFYQAGNAWYSFKEYNPFDLRRSAGVGVRVFLPMFGLLGFDYGFGFDKPWLVEQNASLKSYARFNLILGFEPD; encoded by the coding sequence ATGAGAAATTATATTTTTATTGTACTTAGCTTTTGTCTTTGTTTGATCCACGCACAGGAGAAGACTTATCTTGATTATGATAAAAAGTCATATGAGATAAGCGCCATCCATGTTAAAGGAAATCAATATAGCGATGCTAACGCAATCATTGGAATTTCAGGGTTAAGGGTGGGGCAAAAAGTTTCTGTACCAGGTCCGGAAATACCCCAAGCAATAAAATCAATTTATAGACAGAGGTTATTCTCAGCTGTTGATATACAATTTTCTAAAATAATGGGGGATGTAGTAATCCTCGAAATTCAGGTTTCAGAAAAGCCAAGATATTCGAAGCACTCCTTTAAGGGCGTAAAAAAAGGAGCTCATGAGGAGTTGAACGAATTGGTAAACAGCCAGTTATTGAAAAACAGTATCATTACAGAAGATGTAAAGGAAAACATCATTTATCGGATAAAAGATCATTATCTACAAAAAGGATTTCTAGACTGTAGGGTTAAAATTTTTGAATTTAAGGAAGAAAAGAAGGAAAATTCTGCAAGGCTAGTGATTGATATAGATAAGGGGCGAAGGGTGAAAATTTTCAACATTACTTTCTCAGGAAATGAGCATATAAAATCCTCCAAGCTTAGAAAGCAATTAAAAGAAACGAAGCGTTTATGGCAAGTTTTTTCAAAATCGAAATATATTGAAGATGATTTTGCAGAGGATAAATTGAAACTAATAGCTTATTACAACTCAAAAGGCTTCCGAGATGCAGAAATTACCAATGACTCGATTTGGAGAACGAAGAGAGGAAATCTTAAAATTCAAATTCAAATTGAGGAAGGGAAAAAGTATTATTTCAGAAACATTACTGTTAAGGGGAATAGTTTATACCCGGAAGATCAAATAAAAAATGTCCTTTCAATCCAAAAAGGAGATGTTTATGATCAGGACCTTTTAGCAAAAAGGTTAAGTTTTAGCCAAGATGGAAGAGATGTGAGTAGTTTGTACATGGATGAAGGATATTTATTTTTCAAGGCTGAACCCATTGAGATGAATATTTACGAGGATTCAGTGGATATTGAAGTCAGAATAATTGAAGGGCCACAGGCTACCATTGACAGGGTTACCATAAAGGGCAATGATCGAACAAATGAACATGTAGTTCGCCGAGAGATAAGGACAAGGCCAGGTCAAAAATTCAGTAGATCAGATATTATCAGGTCCCAAAGGGCTATTATGGCACTTGGGTTTTTCAACCCAGAAACCATGGGAATCAATACACCTGTCAATCCTAGGAGAGGAACCGTGGACATTGAATATTCTGTTGAAGAAAGGCCATCTGACCAATTAGAGTTATCTGCAGGCTGGAGTGCATTTGGGTTAATTGGCACACTTGGGGTGGTTTTTAATAATTTTTCCACCAGAAATATTTTTAAAAAGTCGGCATGGAGCCCATTGCCTCAGGGAGATGGACAAAAGCTCTCATTGAGGGCACAAAGCAATGGTAAATTTTTTCAATCTTATAATTTTTCATTCACCGAGCCATGGCTGGGAGGGAAAAAACCGAATTCTTTTACTTTAGGCGGGGTATTTACACAGGTTGACAATACTTCGGTTGGGCAAGGAAAATTTACTAATCTTAGGTTTTCGGCAGCTTTGGGATCACAACTGAGGTGGCCTGATGATAATTTTATCCGAACCAGTGCCATAAATCTAGAGAGAATATCATTGGTAGATAATCCATTATTTATCGTGGATGGTGTTGCGATCAGAGATGGAAATTTTTATAATTTCTCCTTTAAGCACACGATCGCAAGAAGTACAGTTTCAGAACCGCTATTTCCTCGTTCGGGATCCAGATTAAGCTTATCTGCCCAATTGACACTTCCCTATTCATTGTTTAAGAAAGATTTTAATCCAGCAGATTCCCCGACAGAAAAGTACAAATGGGTAGAATACCATAAATGGAGATTTGATGGGGAGTGGTATTTTAATCTTGTCAGCAAATTGGTTTTCTCCTTTAATGCCAAAATGGGCATGTTAGGGTATTATAATAAGAAACTTGGTGCACCGCCTTTTGAAAGGGTTTCACTGGGTGGAAATGGCTTGAATAACCAAAATTTTGCCATTTTAGGAAGGGATATAATTGCAATGAGAGGCTATGAACCCGAAGATATTGCCGCAAGAAATACGGATGAATATTATAATACGGTAGATAGGGGCTTCGCTACAATTTTCAACAAGTTTACGGCTGAATTGAGATACCCACTTTCTTTAAATCCTAGTGCAACTATTTATGCCACAACATTTTATCAAGCAGGAAATGCGTGGTATTCTTTCAAAGAATACAATCCTTTTGATTTAAGAAGATCAGCTGGAGTTGGGGTAAGGGTATTTTTACCAATGTTTGGATTGCTTGGATTTGATTATGGATTCGGCTTTGACAAACCATGGTTAGTTGAACAGAACGCATCCCTTAAGAGTTATGCCAGATTTAACCTAATCCTGGGATTTGAACCAGATTAA
- a CDS encoding carboxymuconolactone decarboxylase family protein, which produces MSLQSEFNDYRSKMNEVILAQDNLPLKRFFSLDHQMYQEGSLPVKTKEFLGLVASMVLRCDDCIKYHLGKCHELEATTEEIYEVFAIANMVGGSICIPHTRRAAEYWEELLQNK; this is translated from the coding sequence ATGTCTCTTCAATCAGAATTTAATGATTATAGAAGTAAAATGAATGAGGTAATTCTTGCCCAAGATAACTTACCTCTTAAAAGGTTTTTTTCTTTAGATCATCAAATGTATCAGGAGGGTTCTCTACCAGTTAAAACAAAAGAGTTTTTAGGTTTGGTTGCTTCGATGGTTTTAAGATGTGATGATTGCATTAAATATCACCTGGGTAAATGTCACGAACTTGAGGCCACCACAGAAGAAATATACGAGGTCTTTGCTATTGCAAATATGGTCGGTGGATCAATTTGTATTCCCCACACTCGCCGCGCGGCTGAATATTGGGAGGAATTGCTTCAAAATAAATAA
- a CDS encoding 2,3,4,5-tetrahydropyridine-2,6-dicarboxylate N-succinyltransferase, with protein sequence MNQLEEIILKTWDNRDLLKESPNKSAIQEVIRLLDIGSIRVAEQLSPGIWKVNEWIKKAILLYFPISENRVINAGDLKFYDKIPTKTNFEELGVRAVPHAIARYGSHIERGAILMPSYINIGAYVGSGSMIDTWATIGSCAQIGKNVHIAGGVGVGGVLEPPQAQPNIIEDDCFIGSRCIIVEGAIIEKEAVLGANVVITSSTHIIDVSGQEPIHYKGRVPARSVVIPGSYNKEYPAGSFQIPCALIIGKRKETTDKKVSLNEALRDFGIGQ encoded by the coding sequence ATGAACCAATTAGAAGAAATCATCCTCAAAACCTGGGACAACCGGGATCTGTTGAAAGAATCTCCAAATAAATCGGCTATACAGGAAGTTATCCGTCTACTGGATATTGGTTCTATAAGAGTCGCCGAGCAACTTTCCCCTGGAATTTGGAAAGTTAATGAATGGATCAAAAAGGCAATATTACTTTATTTCCCGATCTCTGAAAATAGAGTAATTAATGCAGGAGATTTGAAATTTTATGATAAAATTCCAACTAAAACCAATTTCGAAGAACTCGGCGTGAGAGCGGTCCCTCATGCTATCGCTCGATATGGAAGTCATATAGAACGAGGTGCAATTTTAATGCCCTCTTATATAAATATTGGAGCTTATGTTGGGTCGGGTTCTATGATTGATACTTGGGCTACCATAGGCTCTTGTGCACAAATTGGTAAAAATGTGCACATCGCCGGTGGTGTGGGGGTTGGGGGTGTATTAGAACCTCCTCAAGCACAACCCAATATTATTGAAGATGATTGTTTTATAGGCTCAAGGTGTATAATTGTAGAAGGGGCAATAATAGAGAAAGAGGCAGTTCTGGGAGCAAATGTTGTCATTACTTCTTCAACTCATATAATTGACGTTTCAGGTCAAGAACCAATTCATTATAAGGGAAGAGTTCCGGCACGCTCTGTTGTGATTCCAGGATCTTATAATAAAGAATACCCCGCCGGATCTTTTCAAATACCATGTGCATTAATAATTGGGAAAAGAAAAGAAACAACGGATAAAAAAGTCTCTCTAAATGAGGCTTTAAGAGATTTTGGAATTGGTCAATAA
- a CDS encoding RNA polymerase sigma factor — protein sequence MDNKLLVYKCLNGDQKACKNLYDNYAPVMMAVCQRYCKSQVQAEDCLQDGFIKVFIHLESWNASGDLGAWIRRIMVNTCLSSLKNAKTEWLSFEDEIVTNVSVECDAVSRMSYQELEQLLLKMPIGYRTVFNLHIIEGYGYDEIASMLQITESTCRSQLHKSKNYLAKKISEIQAEIKYAI from the coding sequence ATGGACAATAAACTTCTGGTATATAAATGTCTGAATGGGGATCAAAAGGCTTGCAAGAACCTATACGACAATTATGCACCCGTCATGATGGCGGTATGTCAGAGGTACTGTAAAAGTCAAGTTCAAGCAGAAGATTGCTTACAAGATGGATTTATCAAAGTTTTTATTCATTTGGAAAGTTGGAATGCAAGCGGAGACCTTGGCGCATGGATTCGAAGAATTATGGTAAACACCTGCCTTTCCAGTCTGAAGAATGCAAAGACCGAGTGGTTGAGTTTTGAGGATGAGATCGTGACTAACGTTTCAGTTGAATGTGATGCAGTTTCGAGAATGAGCTATCAGGAACTCGAGCAACTACTTTTAAAAATGCCTATTGGATATAGGACCGTTTTTAATCTACATATTATTGAAGGATATGGATATGATGAAATAGCGTCGATGCTGCAAATAACGGAATCGACATGTAGATCCCAATTACATAAATCGAAGAATTATTTAGCAAAAAAAATATCTGAAATACAAGCTGAAATAAAATATGCAATATGA